One Pecten maximus chromosome 7, xPecMax1.1, whole genome shotgun sequence genomic window carries:
- the LOC117330376 gene encoding serine/threonine-protein kinase TBK1-like codes for MAQSTLRGSKHYMWDVTKMLGQGATSKVYRGRNKITGEEVAVKVFTSAAALRPFEVQMREYSLMKKMDHINIVKMQDLEQEIGTGNKVIIMELSTCGSLYNMLDDPKNAYGLEETEFLLVLNHVAKGMKYLHEKGIVHRDVKPGNILCYKGEDGRFVFKLTDFGAAKELQYEEEQFVSLYGTEEYLHPDIYGCAVMRDKDKEKVFDATVDLWSLGVTIFHAATGRLPFRPFGGRKNRVTMYEITKSKEPGYISGIQQSENGKIEWSKELPLTCRLSLGLKMFLTPILAGLLERNDRYKLSFGNFFTKVDKLMSKIIIHTFSPNTWMHMRIYIDGNSKITQLQDYIAEQSDIAIQDQVLIHDGDLLNNIVDNMMSVTHFPKSVFSEKTPIFVFTKHSDDQRAFPKSWCPDFPKFGNSINISNDHQMAKMCCGIHFLLCKEMGRYHMQMDLERLSVQSYIHELKHECSHLLSYDSRLRDHCATDLTMLNNFIQESQQKILILSAVHTVEPSKLVALQEKTNARIRELQSTADNIRHELKRTKKDLSNYQEKINRKELERSWDNAIGCNNEGDRCKERQEVTVEIIQRIVRHFKEHRQAQYLSRTEEDIHAFERNQLEELCIKAKSLIETCDSRGQRQYEMFHRFYSKAVSTREENDSLDRALASLEKIRIDFEKHLSEVVAELGHDCRKVLESSQTDPLRSRGSKQNLTNGIDRDTRRNLLTEANISLKSGFEDLKGDIQRNNDLLKMSGEILEELKNTSPPLILNGGLEKSSGYG; via the exons ATGGCACAAAGCACACTGAGAGGATCTAAACATTACATGTGGGATGTCACCAAGATGCTGGGCCAAGGTGCTACAAGTAAAGTCTATAGAGGCAGGAATAAg ATCACAGGAGAGGAGGTGGCAGTGAAGGTATTTACCTCAGCGGCCGCTCTAAGGCCATTTGAGGTCCAAATGAGGGAATACTCCCTTATGAAGAAGATGGATCACATAAATATTGTCAAGATGCAGGACTTGGAACAAGAG ATTGGAACTGGTAATAAAGTGATAATTATGGAGCTATCTACTTGTGGAAGTCTGTATAATATGCTAGACGATCCAAAAAATGCTTATGGACTAGAGGAAACAGAGTTTCTGCTTGTTCTAAACCATGTTG CAAAAGGAATGAAATATCTTCACGAGAAAGGCATTGTGCATCGTGATGTAAAGCCAGGAAATATTCTTTGTTATAAAGGAGAAGATGGAAG ATTTGTGTTCAAGTTGACTGACTTTGGAGCAGCAAAGGAATTGCAGTACGAGGAAGAGCAGTTTGTGTCCTTATATGGTACAGAGGAGTATTTG CATCCAGATATATATGGTTGTGCTGTGATGCGAGACAAGGATAAGGAGAAAGTCTTTGATGCCACCGTCGACCTCTGGAGTTTAGGAGTAACAATTTTCCATGCAGCGACTGGTCGATTGCCTTTTAGACCATTTGGAGGCAGAAAGAACAGAGTAACCAT gtATGAAATAACAAAGAGTAAAGAACCTGGCTATATATCGGGAATACAACAATCTGAAAACGGCAAAATCGAGTGGAGTAAAGAACTACCACTTACATGTCGTCTCTCTCT GGGATTAAAGATGTTTCTGACTCCAATATTGGCTGGTTTGCTGGAAAGGAATGACAGATATAAACTTTCCTTTGGAAATTTCTTCACCAAAGTCGACAAGTTGATGTCGAAGATAATCATCCACACCTTTAGTCCAAATACGTGGATGCACATGAGAATTTATATTGATGGAAATAGCAA AATTACACAACTACAGGACTACATCGCTGAGCAGAGTGATATAGCTATTCAGGACCAGGTTCTCATTCATGATGGGGATCTCTTAAATAACATTGTCGACAATATGATGTCTGTTACGCACTTTCCAAAATCTGTGTTTAGTGAAAAGACTCCAATATTTGTGTTTACGAAACATTCTGATGACCAAAGGGCATTTCCCAAATCATGGTGTCCAGACTTCCCTAAGTTTGGCAATAGTATTAACATATCCAATGACCATCAGATGGCTAAAATGTGCTGTGGAATTCACTTCTTACTGTGCAAGGAAATGGGACGTTATCACATGCAGATGGACTTGGAACGACTCAGTGTTCAGAGTTACAT ACACGAACTGAAGCATGAATGTTCCCATTTGTTGAGTTATGACAGCCGACTAAGAGATCATTGTGCTACCGACCTTACCATGCTGAACAACTTTATTCAGGAATCACAGCAGAAGATCTTAATACTGTCAGCAGTACACACTGTAGAGCCGTCAAAGCTTGTGGCCCTACAGGAGAAAACCAACGCCAGGATTAGGGAATTACAATCTACAGCAGACAAT atAAGACATGAACTGAAAAGGACCAAGAAAGATTTGTCAAATTATCAGGAGAAAATCAACAGAAAAGAGCTTGAACGGAGTTGGGACAATGCCATTGGCTGTAACAATGAAGGGGATCGATG CAAAGAGAGGCAAGAAGTAACAGTGGAAATAATACAGAGGATCGTCCGACACTTCAAGGAGCACCGACAAGCTCAGTACCTCAGCAGAACAGAAGAAGACATCCATGCTTTTGAAAG AAATCAGTTGGAGGAGTTGTGTATCAAGGCCAAGTCTCTGATAGAGACGTGTGACAGTCGTGGGCAGAGGCAGTACGAGATGTTCCACAGATTCTATAG CAAAGCTGTGAGTACAAGGGAGGAAAATGATTCATTAGACCGAGCCTTGGCATCCCTGGAGAAAATACGAATAGATTTTGAGAAACATCTCAGTGAG GTAGTGGCAGAACTGGGACATGACTGTAGGAAGGTGTTGGAAAGTTCACAGACAGATCCCCTCCGTTCTAGGGGGTCCAAACAGAACCTTACTAATGGCATTGATAGGGACACACGCAGAAATCTGCTGACAGAAGCTAATATTAG TTTGAAAAGTGGTTTTGAAGATTTAAAAGGGGATATACAGAGGAATAATGACTTGCTGAAAATGAGTGGTGAAATTCTGGAGGAATTGAAAAA CACAAGTCCACCTCTCATTCTAAACGGTGGACTGGAAAAGAGTTCAGGTTATGGATGA